The following nucleotide sequence is from Chromobacterium rhizoryzae.
GTACGCGCGGCTGGCGGCCTTGCAGTTCGCCGCCGGCGGGGAGGGTTGAGGCAGCGTCCGCTTAAGCATAATGAATAGTCTATGCTCCATGGATGAACGGCCGCCGCGCGGCGCCGAGACCCGAGATGGAGCGAAGACATGAAACTGGCTGTCCGTTTGGGGGGCGTGGTGTTGTGCGCCGGGCTGGGCCTGTGCGTGGTGGCCGGATTCGCCTTGCACACCTTGCGTTCCACCCTGCTGGAGGACCGCAAGGCGCAGATCGGCAGCCTGGTGCACCTGGCGGGCCAGCAGGTGGCGATGTACCAGAAGCAGGAGCAAAGCGGCAAGCTCAAGCGCGAGGAGGCGCAGCGGCGCGCGGTCGAAGCGATGTCCGGACTGCGCGACAAGGGCAACTACGTGTTCGCGCGCGACGCGTCGGACCTGGTGCTGGTGCACCCGGACCGGCGCAAGCTGGGCAAGCGGGACACCGGCGGCAAGCTGCCGGACGGCCGCACCCTGGTGCAGGCCTACCGCGACGCGCTGTCGAACGGCGATTTCGGCTTTGCGCTGGTGCGCACCAAGCGGCCCAACGGCAACGAGGTGCTGCCCAAACTCAATGCGGTGATGCGGATACCGGACTGGAACTGGACCATAGGCACAGGCGTGTTCATGGACGATGTGGAAAGCCAGTTCAACGGCCTGGCGCTCAAGCTCTCCGGCATCGGCCTGGCGGTGTTGGCGGTGGTGACGCTGCTGGCCTGGCGCGTGGCCGCGTCCATTTTCCGCTTGATCGGGGGCGAGGCGGAGGCGGCCGCGGCGACGGCGCGGGCGATGGCGGCCGGCGATCTGAGCCAGACATTGGAGCGCGCGCCGAGCGAGGGCAGCCTGATGGACGCCTTCGCCGGCATGCAGCGCAGCTTGCGCCAGCTGATCGAACGTTTGCAGGACGGTTCCGCCCAGCTGGAGCGTTCGGTGGGCGGTTTGTCCGGACGCATGCAGCAGATTCACGGCCAGGTGGAGCAATCGGCGGCGGCCAGCGCCGGCGCCGCGGAAACCACCGCCGGCATGCTGGACGGCGTGGCCGAGGTGTCGCGCCGCAGCGCGGAGAGCGAGTCGGACTCCGCCAACGCCTGCGCGCTGGCGGACGAGGGCGAAGGCCTGGTGCGCCGCGCGGCCGAGGAGATCCAGGCGGTGTCCGGCCAGGTGGCGGCGGCCTCCGGCTGCATAGGCGAACTGGCCGAGCGCTGCCGCGCGATCGACGTCACCGCCGCGGTGATCAAGGACATCGCCGACCAGACCAATCTCTTGGCGCTGAACGCGGCGATTGAAGCCGCGCGCGCCGGCGAGCTGGGCCGCGGCTTCGCGGTGGTGGCGGACGAGGTGCGCAAGCTGGCCGACCGCAGCGGCGAGGCCACGCGCCAGATCGCCGCCACCATCCAGGCGATTCAGGCGGACACCGATTCCGTGGTGGCCAGCATGGGCGAGGTGGGGCCGCGGGTGGACAGCGGCGTGGCCATGGCCCGGCAGGCCGCGGACGCTTTGCAGCGCATCCGCGGCGGCGCGCAGTCCGCGCGCGACAATATCCGCGCGGTGGCCGGCGCCGCCGCGGCGCAGGCCGAGGCCAACCGCGAGGTGGCCGGCAATATGGAGCAGGTGGCCGGCCTGGCCGGACAGACCCGCGCCACCGCCCTGGCGGCCGAGGCCGAGGTGGAAGCGCTGGAGACGCTGGCCGCCGGGCTGCGGCAGGCGGCGGCCAGCTTCAGGCTGTGAGGCGGGCGGTGGTACACTGCCGGCCTCGCGATCAAATCAAAAGGATGGCCATCTTGTCTGCCCACGTTCCGGAAGCCCAAGCCGCGCTCGACCCCACGCCGCTGCTGGCGCAATTATTGGCCGCCCACGGCCTGCCCTGCCAGGAGGCCAAGGGCTGGCTGCTGCCGCAGGGCCAACTGCCGGCCATAGGCGCTCACTGGACGCCGGGCGAGAACAACGGCCGGCTGGACATCCACGTGCTGTTGGAAAACGACATCCGCTTGATGGAAAGCTTCGCCGGCCTGGGCGCGGGCCGGGAAGGGCTGAACGACGCGCTGGAAAATTTCAGCGCCAATGTGCTGCATGTGTTGCTGGCCGGCCTGTGGGGCGTCCGCGACGAAGCGCAAGTCACCGAACGGCGCTGGGAAATCGCCGGCCGCGACTATATGGCCTATATCGGCAATTTCGGCCTGCGCGGCGGCGCCGATCGGCTGGAGCAAGCCTTGTTCGAGGCGCTGTTCCGCCAAGCCACCGCCGCGCTGCGCGCGGAAACGCTGTCCGGCGACGCGCATTGGACCCGGCTGTTCTTCTGCAATCTGAACGGCGAGTTCGTCTCCGAGGCGCTGCTGGACAATCAACGCTGGGAAGCGGGCCTGAGCCTGTTGGACGCGCTGCCGTGGCCGGCGGCGCAGGGCTATTACAGCCTGCGCCATTTCATGCTGCTGCGCGCGGTGTGAGAACCTGTTTACGATCTGCTGCGCGTCGTGAAGCCCTGCACGGTGAGTACCCGCTCAAAATGCTCATGGACCACGAGTACATTCCGCTTTTTCGCTCGTTTTCGCCTTGTCTCGCCCTAGCTCGCGAGATCGTAAACAGCTTCTGAGGCGGCCGCGCTGGTGCTCGCGAGACCGTAAGCCGGTCCTTCAGGCGCGGTAGCCGTCCGGGTCTATGCCGTGCTTGGCGAACTTGTTGTACAGCGTCTTGCGCGGAATGCCCAGCAGCTCCGCCGCCTGCATCACCTGGCCCTGGGTGCGCAGCAGCGCCTGCTCGATCAATTGCTTCTCGTAGGCGTCCACCCTCGCGTCCAGCGCGCTGGGCGCGTAGGCCGCGGCTTCGCCGTCGTCCGGCGCCACGCCCAGCACATAGCGCTCCGCCGCGTTGCGCAGCTCGCGCACATTGCCCGGCCAGGTCTGCGCCTGCAGGCGGCCCAATAGCGCCGGCGGCGTGTCCGGCGCCGGGCGGTCGAAGCGCGCCGCCGCTTGCTCCACGAACCATTGGAACAAGTCCGGGATGTCCTCGCGCCGTTCGCGCAGCGGCGGCAGCCGCAGCGACACCACATTGAGCCGGTAATACAAGTCTTCGCGGAAGCGCCGCTCCCGGCTGGCCAGGGCCAGATCGTCCTTGGTGGCGGCCACCACCCGGCAGTCCACCGGGATCAGGCTGTTGGAGCCCAGTCTTTCCACCACCCGCTGTTGCAACACCCGCAGGAGCTTGGCCTGCAAGGCCAGCGGCATGCCTTCGATTTCGTCGAGGAAGAGGGTGCCGCCGCTGGCGTACTCTATCTTGCCGATGCGGCGCTTGAGCGCGCCGGTGAAGGCGCCGGCCTCGTGGCCGAAAATTTCGCTCTCGAAAATGGATTCCGGCAGGCCGGCGCAGTTCAGCGGCACGAAATGACGCTCGCGGCGACGGCTCCAGGCGTGCAGCGCCTGCGCCACCATTTCCTTGCCGGTGCCGGTTTCGCCGTGGATCAGCACGTCGGCGTCGGTGTCGGCGACATTGGCCAGCGTCTCGCGCAGCGCCTGCATGGCCGGGCTATGGCCGATCAGCACCGGTCCGTTGCTGCGCGCCAGGCTGGCGCGCAGTTCGCGGTTTTCCAGCGTCAGCCGGCGCTTGTCCAGCGCGCGTTGCACCGTTTCGATCAGCCGGCCCGGCGCATAGGGCTTTTCGATGAAGTCGTAGGCGCCGGCGCGGGTGGCCGCCACCGCCATCGCGATGTCGCCGTGGCCGGTGACCAGGATCACCGGCAGCTCCCGGTCCTGGTTCAGCGCCTGTTCCATCAGCTCCAGGCCGCTGAGGCCGGGCAGGCGCACATCGCTGAGCAGGACGGCGCGCTCGTCGCGCCTCAGCGCGGTCAGCGCGCTTTCGGCGTCGGCGTAGGCCTGCACCGGCAGGCCGGCCAATTCCAGCGATTGCAGCGTGGCCATGCGCACGGCCGGGTCGTCTTCAACGTAGATCACGCCCGCGCGGACGTTGGGGGAGGGTTTCATGAGGCGGACTCGCAAGGCCAGTTGATGATGAAGCGGGCGCCGCCGTCCGGGTGGTTGCAGGCTTCGATGCGGCCGCCGGACTGTTCGACGATTTCCTGCACGATGGCCAGCCCCAGGCCCAGGCCCTGGCCGCGCGGCTTGGTGCTGTAAAAGGGCTCGAACAGATGCGGCAGATCGGCGTCGGCGATGCCGGGGCCGTGGTCGCGCAGGCGGAATTCCAGCATGCCCGCCTTGTGCAGCAGGCTGATCTCCAGCCGGCCTCGCCCTTGCGGCCGCATCGCGTCTATGGCGTTGCCCAGCAGATTGGTGAACACCTGCTCCAGGCCGATGGCGTCGCAAGCGATGTCGGGACAGCGCGGCGGCAGGTCCAGCTCCAACTCCACCCGGGCCTCGCGCAGCGCCGGCTGCAGCAAGGTCAGCGTGTCGCGCAGCGCGGCGAGCGGATTGGTCTGGCCCAGCGGGCCGCGGTGGCGGCGGGCGAAGGTTTTCAGGTCCCGGGTGATGTGGGCGATGCGCTCCACCAACTGGGAAATCTGGCCCAGATTGTCGCTGGCGTCGTCCGGGCGGCCGCGCTGCAACAGGGTCACCGCGTTGTCGGCGAAGGCGCGCAGCGCCGCCAGCGGCTGGTTGATTTCATGGGCGACCCCGGCCGCCATCTGGCCCAGCGCCGCCAGCTTGCTGGCCTCGGCCAATTGGCCGCGGGTGATGCGCAGGCTGTTTTCCGTCTGGATGCGCTCGCGGATTTCCGCCGACAGCTGGGTGTTGCTCAGCGCCAGATCGCGGGTGCGTTCCGCCACTTTGCGCTCCAGCTGGTCGTGGGCCTGCTGCAAAGCCTGTTGCGCCGCCAGTTGCTCCCGCAGCCGGCTCAGCCGCAGCCGCCGGTAGTGCCACAGCGTCAGCAGGCCCAGGCCGCTGGCCAGCAGCGTGCTCATGATGGCCAGCAAGGTGAGGTTGCGGCCGTGCATGTCCACCAGCAAGGTCAGCGTCCAGCCGGTTTGCGGCAGGGTCTGGCGGATTTGCAGATAGCGGCCGGCCAGCAGCTTGCGCTCGCTGTCCGGCGCCAGCCAGGCCTGTTCGCGCCAACCCGCGTGCGGTTGCAGCAGCGCGAAGGGATGCAGTTTGGCGCCCAGGTATTGGCGGGTGGCGTCGATCTGGCGGCGCACCGCCGGCGGCAGCGGCTGCCAGGTGGCGAACTTCCAGTCCGGGTTGGCGCTGAGAAAGGCCACGCCGTGGCGGTCGCTGACCAAGACCGGCTCCGCGCCCTTGCGCCAGGCTTCCTCCAGCGGCGCCAGGCTGACCTTGACCACCGCCACGCCCACGACGCGGCGGCCGGACAAGACCGGCCAGGACAGGAAATAGCCCGGCTCGCGGCTGGTGCTGCCTATGCCGTAAAAGCTGCCGGACCGGCCGGCCAGCGCCTGCTGAAAATAGGGACGGAAGGCGTAGCTGTTGCCGACGAAGCTGTACGGCGACATCCAGTTGCTGGACGCCAGCGCGATGCCGTCCACGTTGACGATGAAGAGCGCCGAGGTGCGCGACTGCCGGTTCACCTGTTCCAGATAGCGGTTCAACGCCTCCACCCGCCGCGGATTGCGCGGGTCCGCCAGCAGGTTGAGGATGTCCTGGTTCAGCGCCAGCACATAGGGCAGGTAGCGGTATTGCTCCAGCGTGGCGCCGAGGTTGGCGGCGTGCATCTCCGCCCGATGCCGGCCCTCGCGCTCCGCTTCGGTCAGCAGCATGCGGCTGGCCAACACCCAGCCGCCGCCCAGCGCCAAGGCCAGCAAGAAGAGGGAGGGCAGGCTTTTCAGCAGGAAACGCAACGCGCGTGCGAGCATGGCGGCGGATCGGAAATCGGCGATGCCTCAGTCTACCGCAGCTTGCAGTTCCGCGGCTTCGTGGCGTGAATGTTCCTCCATCACCAGCCGGGTCAGCTCCCGTTTCAGATCGTTGAAGCCCGGCGCGCTGGGGTCGCGCGGGCGCGGCAGCTCCACCCGAACGTCGCGCTTGATGGTGCCGGGGCGGTAGGTCATCACCACCACCCGGTCCGCCAGGTAGATGGATTCCTCGATGCTGTGGGTGACGAAGATGATGGTCTTGCCGCTCTCCTGCCAGATGCGCAGCAGCTCGTCCTGCAAGGAGCGCCGGGTCAGCGCGTCCAGCGCGCCGAAGGGCTCGTCCATCAGCATCACCGGCGAATCCAGCGCCAGCACCCGCGCAATCGCCACCCGCTGGCGCATGCCGCCGGACAGGTCCTTGGGGAAGCGGTGGCGGAAGTCGCGCAGGTGCAGCTTGTCCAGCAGCGGCTCCACCGCGGCGCGGATCTCGGCCGGGGAGCGTTTCTGGATTTCCAGGCCGAAGCCTATGTTCTGTTCCACCGTCATCCACGGAAACAGCGCGTACTCCTGAAACACCATGCCGCGGTCCGGCCCGGGCGCGGCGACGCGCTGTCCGGCCACCAGAATCTCGCCGCCGCTGGGCGGCGCGAAGCCGGCGATGGCGTTGAGCAGCGTGGATTTGCCGCAGCCGGACGGGCCCAGCAGGCAGACGAACTCGCCGGGCTGGATGTCCAGCTGGATGTCGCGCAGGGCGATTACGTCGCCGCCCGGCGTCTTGAATACTTTTTGCACCTGTTGCACTTCGATCTGGGCGCTCATGCCTCATCCTTCCATGTCGCGCAGCAGTGGGGGCCGCTGTTGCGCGAATTCGTTCTTTGCGCCGCGCCCGCGTCGAAGCGGGCCCGGCGGCGCATTGTGATCAGAGCCTGTTCAATGTTCCGCGCGCTAGGGCGAGACAAGGCGACAACTGCCGAGAAAGCGGAATGTACGGGGGGTACATGGGCATTTCTAAGCGGCGCTCACCTTGCGAGGCCCCACAACGCGCAGCGGACATTGAGCGGGTTTTTACTGGTCGATGCCGCGATGCCATTTCAGCAGGCGGTTGTTCAGCCCCTGCATCAGCATGTCGATCAACAGGCCGAGAATGCCGATGGTGACCATGCCGGCGATGACCTTGTCGGTCCAGAAATACTCGCGCGCCTCCATGATGCGGTAGCCGACGCCGCTGTTCACCGCGATCATCTCCGCCACGATCACCACGATGAAGGCGGTGCCCATGCCCACCCGCGCGCCGGTGAAGATGAAGGGCGTGGCCGCCGGCAGGATCACCCGGCGGAACAGGGTGGCGCGGCTGGCGCCCAGGTTGCGCGCGGCGCGGATATAGATGCCGTCCACATTGCGCACGCCGGAAATGGTGTTCATCAGGATGGGGAAGAAAGCGCCTATGGTGATGAGGAACACCGCCGGCGGATTGCCCAGGCCGAACCACAGGATGGACAGCGGGGTCCAGGCGATGGGCGGGATCGGCCGCAGGAACTGGATCAAGGGGTTGAAGGCCCGGTACACCGGGTCGCTGACGCCCATGAACAGCCCCAGCAGCAAGCCCAGGCCGCCGCCCAGCGCAAAGCCCAGCACCACCCGCCACAGGCTGGCCGCCACGTCGTGGACCAGCTCGCCGGACAGCAGCCAGGCGAGATAGCCGCCGGAGGCTGGATCGTAGGCTTCCAGCGGCTGCCAGTAAGCCAGCCACTTTTGCAATACCGCCAGCGGCGAGGGCAGGATTTGCGGATTGATCCAGCCCAGGCTGGAACTGGCCTGCCAGATCAGCACGATGGCGATGGGCACCGCCAGGCTGGACCAGGCCTGGCCCAGCCGGGAAAACACAGTCTGCTGCATGATTCGCTCCCGCCGCCGTCAATTAACCTTGAGGTCCTGCTTGGCCTTGCTCAGCAAGTCCAGCTTCACCCAGTCCGCCGCCTTGGGCGGCTTGGCCATCTTGCCGATGCCGTACTGCTGCATCATGTCGGTGGTGGTCTGGATATGGGCCACGCTCAGATCGTAGCTGTACGGGGAGTTGGAGATCGCGTCCTGGAAATCGTCGGCGCTGATCTGGTTCTTGAACATATTCTCGCGCACGTATTTTTCCGCCAGCTTGGGGTTCTTGATGAAGGTGTTGGTGGCCTCCACAAAGCATTTGATCAAGCGTTCCGCCACGCCGCGGCGTTCCTTGTACATTTTCTCCGTCATCACCAGGGTGCGGATGGGCTCGCCCAGCGGGGTGTCGTAGGGTTTCAGCACTTCCACGCCGAAGCCTTTATTGATGGCCTGGGACGACTGCGGCTCGGACTGGCTCATCGCGTCTATCTGCTTGCCCATCAAGGCCTGGTTCAGATCGGCGAAGGGCATGTAGATCACCTGCACGTCCTTGCCCGGTTTGT
It contains:
- a CDS encoding methyl-accepting chemotaxis protein, which translates into the protein MKLAVRLGGVVLCAGLGLCVVAGFALHTLRSTLLEDRKAQIGSLVHLAGQQVAMYQKQEQSGKLKREEAQRRAVEAMSGLRDKGNYVFARDASDLVLVHPDRRKLGKRDTGGKLPDGRTLVQAYRDALSNGDFGFALVRTKRPNGNEVLPKLNAVMRIPDWNWTIGTGVFMDDVESQFNGLALKLSGIGLAVLAVVTLLAWRVAASIFRLIGGEAEAAAATARAMAAGDLSQTLERAPSEGSLMDAFAGMQRSLRQLIERLQDGSAQLERSVGGLSGRMQQIHGQVEQSAAASAGAAETTAGMLDGVAEVSRRSAESESDSANACALADEGEGLVRRAAEEIQAVSGQVAAASGCIGELAERCRAIDVTAAVIKDIADQTNLLALNAAIEAARAGELGRGFAVVADEVRKLADRSGEATRQIAATIQAIQADTDSVVASMGEVGPRVDSGVAMARQAADALQRIRGGAQSARDNIRAVAGAAAAQAEANREVAGNMEQVAGLAGQTRATALAAEAEVEALETLAAGLRQAAASFRL
- a CDS encoding DUF6348 family protein — its product is MSAHVPEAQAALDPTPLLAQLLAAHGLPCQEAKGWLLPQGQLPAIGAHWTPGENNGRLDIHVLLENDIRLMESFAGLGAGREGLNDALENFSANVLHVLLAGLWGVRDEAQVTERRWEIAGRDYMAYIGNFGLRGGADRLEQALFEALFRQATAALRAETLSGDAHWTRLFFCNLNGEFVSEALLDNQRWEAGLSLLDALPWPAAQGYYSLRHFMLLRAV
- a CDS encoding sigma-54-dependent transcriptional regulator, translating into MKPSPNVRAGVIYVEDDPAVRMATLQSLELAGLPVQAYADAESALTALRRDERAVLLSDVRLPGLSGLELMEQALNQDRELPVILVTGHGDIAMAVAATRAGAYDFIEKPYAPGRLIETVQRALDKRRLTLENRELRASLARSNGPVLIGHSPAMQALRETLANVADTDADVLIHGETGTGKEMVAQALHAWSRRRERHFVPLNCAGLPESIFESEIFGHEAGAFTGALKRRIGKIEYASGGTLFLDEIEGMPLALQAKLLRVLQQRVVERLGSNSLIPVDCRVVAATKDDLALASRERRFREDLYYRLNVVSLRLPPLRERREDIPDLFQWFVEQAAARFDRPAPDTPPALLGRLQAQTWPGNVRELRNAAERYVLGVAPDDGEAAAYAPSALDARVDAYEKQLIEQALLRTQGQVMQAAELLGIPRKTLYNKFAKHGIDPDGYRA
- a CDS encoding ATP-binding protein: MLARALRFLLKSLPSLFLLALALGGGWVLASRMLLTEAEREGRHRAEMHAANLGATLEQYRYLPYVLALNQDILNLLADPRNPRRVEALNRYLEQVNRQSRTSALFIVNVDGIALASSNWMSPYSFVGNSYAFRPYFQQALAGRSGSFYGIGSTSREPGYFLSWPVLSGRRVVGVAVVKVSLAPLEEAWRKGAEPVLVSDRHGVAFLSANPDWKFATWQPLPPAVRRQIDATRQYLGAKLHPFALLQPHAGWREQAWLAPDSERKLLAGRYLQIRQTLPQTGWTLTLLVDMHGRNLTLLAIMSTLLASGLGLLTLWHYRRLRLSRLREQLAAQQALQQAHDQLERKVAERTRDLALSNTQLSAEIRERIQTENSLRITRGQLAEASKLAALGQMAAGVAHEINQPLAALRAFADNAVTLLQRGRPDDASDNLGQISQLVERIAHITRDLKTFARRHRGPLGQTNPLAALRDTLTLLQPALREARVELELDLPPRCPDIACDAIGLEQVFTNLLGNAIDAMRPQGRGRLEISLLHKAGMLEFRLRDHGPGIADADLPHLFEPFYSTKPRGQGLGLGLAIVQEIVEQSGGRIEACNHPDGGARFIINWPCESAS
- a CDS encoding ABC transporter ATP-binding protein, which translates into the protein MSAQIEVQQVQKVFKTPGGDVIALRDIQLDIQPGEFVCLLGPSGCGKSTLLNAIAGFAPPSGGEILVAGQRVAAPGPDRGMVFQEYALFPWMTVEQNIGFGLEIQKRSPAEIRAAVEPLLDKLHLRDFRHRFPKDLSGGMRQRVAIARVLALDSPVMLMDEPFGALDALTRRSLQDELLRIWQESGKTIIFVTHSIEESIYLADRVVVMTYRPGTIKRDVRVELPRPRDPSAPGFNDLKRELTRLVMEEHSRHEAAELQAAVD
- a CDS encoding ABC transporter permease; translation: MQQTVFSRLGQAWSSLAVPIAIVLIWQASSSLGWINPQILPSPLAVLQKWLAYWQPLEAYDPASGGYLAWLLSGELVHDVAASLWRVVLGFALGGGLGLLLGLFMGVSDPVYRAFNPLIQFLRPIPPIAWTPLSILWFGLGNPPAVFLITIGAFFPILMNTISGVRNVDGIYIRAARNLGASRATLFRRVILPAATPFIFTGARVGMGTAFIVVIVAEMIAVNSGVGYRIMEAREYFWTDKVIAGMVTIGILGLLIDMLMQGLNNRLLKWHRGIDQ
- a CDS encoding ABC transporter substrate-binding protein — encoded protein: MQRIRTWLCLAALGGGLSLPALAADVVRLGNLKFAHYGAISYMKEIAPKYDLKIEERMFAKGIDIMPAIVAGEVDIAASAADAAVAGRAGGAPIFAVAGFAKGGARIVAAKDSGIKSVKDLKGKKVGVARGGAQELLLAAELAKYKLSWSDKPGKDVQVIYMPFADLNQALMGKQIDAMSQSEPQSSQAINKGFGVEVLKPYDTPLGEPIRTLVMTEKMYKERRGVAERLIKCFVEATNTFIKNPKLAEKYVRENMFKNQISADDFQDAISNSPYSYDLSVAHIQTTTDMMQQYGIGKMAKPPKAADWVKLDLLSKAKQDLKVN